The following nucleotide sequence is from Tiliqua scincoides isolate rTilSci1 chromosome 15, rTilSci1.hap2, whole genome shotgun sequence.
GTTGTGCTCTGGATTACTTTGATGATTATCCATAAGAATGTATGtgccacttaagaacataagaacagccccactggatcaggccagaggcccatctagtccagcttcctgtatctcacagcggcccaccaaatgccccagggagcacaccagataacaagagacctcatcctggcgccctcccttgcatctggcgttctgacataacccatttctaaaatcaggaggttgcgcatacacatcgtggcttgtaacccgtaatggatttttcctccagaaacttgtccaatccccttttaaaggcgtctaggctacacgccagcaccacatcctgtggcaaggagttccacagaccgaccacacactgagtaaagaaatattttcttttgtctgtcctaacccgcccaacactcaattttagtggatgtcccctggttctggtgttatgtgagagtgtaaagagcatctccctatccactctgtccatcccctgcataattttgtatgtctcaatcatgtcccccctcaggcgtctcttttctaggctgaagaggcccaaacgccgtagcctttcctcataaggaaggtgccccagacccgtaatcatcttagtcgctctcttttgcaccttttccatttccactatgtcttttttgagatgcggcgaccagaactggacacaatactccaggtgtggccttaccatcgatttgtacaacggcattataatactagccgttttgttctcaatacccttcctaatgatcccaagcttacCAGCTGCAACCAGTtagaaagcagtttacagagcaaaaggAGAAAATGGTTCTCTGCCCCAAAGAGTTCCCAATcttaagagggggaaaaagacatGAAGGAGACCACTGGGAAGGAGGCCACTGGCGTAAACAGGGGTGGCAATTCTCTCCCTGCTCAATGTAAGAGATCGGTCGCTTTTTAAAAAggtgcccctttgcccagttaaGTGGGGGGTGCTGTGAATTAAAACCCAGTGTGCATTTTCACTGACGTGCTGTGCTGTTTACAGGTGCATGCAAGGGGTGAGATTATACTTGGGAGTTAATGAGCAAGCTTTCAAAGCAATCTCACACCCTGATCTCCAGGGAAAAGCACAAGCTCGAACAGAAAGCCCCTTCCAGCCCTTTCCCCAAATCTCATCTGCCTCGCGCCCCCCCCTTCCAGTTCTCACAGTAAGGCGTGGGGCAGGGCCGTCTGATCCATCCTGGGTGGGAAAGGCGACAGAGTCGTAGACGATGCCCAGCAAGGAGCTGTCTTCGAAGGAAGGTACCAAGTGCCCAAATCCCTGGAGCAAAGAGAGGACAGAAAGAAGGAGGACGTGTCCCAGGTTCAATCGCTGGCAgcttctccaggtagggttggggcAGACGCGTCTCTGAAACCCTGAAGGGCAGCTGACGGTCAGTGCTTAGCAATGCTGAGCTATACAGACCAAGGGTTGGGCTCAACATGGCAGCATTATATCCCTTCCCAAGGCCCATGAGAGCAagctaaagggggtaatttgttcccggagccagggtcaaaaagggggctccTTCTATACAACGCCGGCCCATCCCTTCAGGGGGGAAAGCCCTTTTACAAGTGCCATTGGCTacagaggtgggagggatggcagggccttctcagtagtggccccaatcctgtggaactccctccctctcaatCTACAAATGGCCCCATCCTTATTTAGCTTCTGTGGCAGGGCCTGCTAAATTGTTTTAACCGTTTCCAGGCTGTGTTTTAATTGCGATTTTACAATTTGCAGTGATTGGATGACTGTCTTCGGGGCCCCttacagggagaaaagcagggtaaaaattccataaataaaaataaataaaatccagtATGTCTCTGTGGACCTGgtcgtggttcaggatgtggactcacctccctgcattacaatctctgcgcatgaactggaggttgtccatgactttgtgtaccttggctcaacgatctccgacactctctcgataccgagctagacaaacgcatcggtaaagcagctaccatgttttccagactcacaaagagagtctggtccaacaagaagctgacggaacataccaagatccaggtctacagagcttgcatcctgagtacacttctgtactgcagcgagtcatggactctccactcacaacaggaaaggaaactgaacgctttccacatgcgctgcctccggcgcattctcagcatcacctggcaggacaaagttcctaacaacacagtcctggaatccctagcatgtatgcactgctgaaacagagacgcctgcgttggctcggtcatgtcgtgagaatgcatgatggccagatcccaaaggatctcctctatggagaactcgtgcaaggaaagcgccctacaggtagaccacagctgcgatacaaggacatctgcaagagggatctgaaggccttaggagtggacctcaacaagtgggaaaccctggcctctgagcggcccgcttggaggcaggctgtgcagcatggccttttccagtttgaagagacacttggccaacagtctgaggcaaagaaggaaggcccatagccagggagacagaccagggacagactgcacttgctcccagtgtggaagggattgtcgctcccgaattggccttttcagccacactagacgctctaccagaaccacctttcagagcgcgataccatagtctttcgagactgaaggttgccaatactatatgTCTCTGTGGACCTGGAGGATTTCCACCTGCCTGAAAAGCAgcccttctccctccttccctgcctgcaGAGCACAGCACTGAAACCAGCAAGAAGCTTCGTTTACCGTAACAGGGAGGCTCACGCCTTTATACTGTAGGTTCACCACCCCAACCGAAACGGCTTGGATGGCCAGCAGCTCTCGGGCGAGAGGTTCGGCCCAGCCGGGAAGCGACGCGGCAAGAGCtgaaaagagagaggagaaaatgAAGGCAGGGTGAGGCCTTGCAGCCTGGAGAAAGGATCATTCCTCCTGCGCGAGAATGGTACGCCATGGGGAACGAGGGGTTGTGGGTAATCCCATTCAACCCCTGGGCGCCCCACTTAAAACAACCGTAGGggaagagatgggaaaagagactCTCCACTGTCTCTCCAGCCTGGAATGCTATTTAAGTTCCAATGTCTACAGCAGGGGCGTCAAACACCCGGCCCgcgggccggatgcagcccccggaagcaaCTTAATTCAGCCcccctccattataattgggctttcttcctatcttgaaaatataaacacaatttgcacattttttcttgtcttttgcaactaatgagtttctatatgacaggggtgcccaaaccccggccctggggccacttgcggccctcgaagcctctcaatgtggccctcagagagcccccagtctccaatgagcctctggccctctggagatttgttggagcccacactggcccgatgcaactgctctcagcttgagggcgactgtttgacctcttgcgtgagctgtgatatgagggctccctccactgcttgttgtttcacgtctgtgaggcagtagcggcagcaaaggaaaggccggccttgctttgtgcaaggccttttataggccttgagctattgcaagaccttcattcagtcatataagttcatctgtaatatattcatttatgtaaatttattcaaattttaaatgtaaattaattcttttttctccccggcccccccgacacagtgtcagagagatgatgtggccctcctgccaaaaactttggacacccctgctatatgagaacaaagtgcttattttctggCCACCGTCtgctcagtgacatcacttcctgcttagtgatgatgtcattctggctctcagtaggtgccatgaatgctattcggcccaccgtatgaaatgagtttgacacccctggtctacggcACGCTCTTGCAGCTTGTTCCAAAGCAGGACAGCCTGTCAGCCGTCTACAAAACCCGCCACATCGCCTACCTCTGGCGGGCAAGGCGCTGATCATGTGGTCAGCCTCCACGCTGCCCTCTTCCAGCAATATCTGAAGGAGAAGGATGAAAAGTCAGCCTCGTCGTGGGGTGGGAAAATTCCCATTCCTTTCTGTaactaagtctgcaatcctattcatactttcctgtGAGTGGTCCCCATTGAgcacactggggcttacttctgattagacctgcCTAGGACCGGGCTGTAAAAAGAGCTGCACTACAGCCTTCCCCGTGGAAAGATCTGACGAAAGATTATTCAAGCCTAGGGGACCGAGAAAGGATTCCCGTAGAGGACTGCCCCAACCGACCCTTCCCCCCGTCCCACTTTCTTACCCGCCAAGATCCATCCGCCGTTCTCTCCAATCGCTTCACAGGGGCGTCGCAGTGGATCTCCACGCCGCGATGCCTCAAAGAGGCACCCAAGGCTTCAGGCAGAGTCTCCATGCCGCGGCGCAGTGACCACTGGCTCCAGCGCTCCTCCTGGGCCCTGCGGATCAGCGGAGAGTCCTGGGAGCCGCTTTTCCCTTGGCCAAAAGGACCACGACGTATAAGCCACAAGACCTCCATGTGTCTTCCCTCCCCTTTACAGCGTGCCAGACGCTGTCTGATTATCCGCTTTCCCCCTTGTGCCACGGAGTGACAAAGCAAGATTTCCATTTGAAACACAGTCAGTTTCTAAGCACTGGGATCATAAATGGTTCCTTGGTCCTCCCACTTGATATCCAGCTCTAGTGgcaataccctgcacatgcctgatctcgtctgatctcggaagctaagcagggtcaggcctggttagtacttggatgggagaccgcctgggaataccgggtgctgtaggcttctaccatgatctcggaagctaagcagggtcaggcctggttagtacttataccatagtctttccagactgaaggttgccaaccaaccttagGACGCTGCCGTGTGCATTTCTAGCAGGGCTCTCCAACACGAGCAGCGGAAACAGGCCAAGAGTGCACGTTGAAGCCTTTCttgcttggaagcaagccccactgtgttccatggggctttctcccaggtaagagtgtatacAACTGCAGCCTTGATTCCGGAAAAGGGTGCCGAATTTGAACAATCTGTACCACGTCAGGGGAATTTTGCTTCGCATTGTCTTACAAAAATAAGGTTTAGCGTGTGCTACTCTGAGGAgccatttctccctctctcatccacCAAGGAGCATTTTGATGGGTGAGTCTCCATgttcagtctgaagtggtacacccCAGACATGGGTCAGAGAGAACTAAGCCAAGCTCCCCTCTCTTATTCCTGGACTTGGCTTCACtgatgcctgcttgcctgccttccGGGCCTCACCTCCGCCAAGGATCATGCCCACGATGACTGAACGATGGGTCTGCTCGGCCTGGAAGAGTGCCGGGAAACAGGAGCGCATGCTGAGCGCACGGCAGTCTCCGGCGAACACTCCACGGCAAAGGCTGTCGATGGCCACATCGGCTAGCTTATCAGATGGAAAACATGGTTATTAGAGATGGTGAACCAAGTCTTGAGGTTGCCACTTTTTTCttccccatttttggtgggtctccaaagggtgatggaaagatccgGTAACTAATTGCCGCAAACcctgaggctactcaaaaatcagatactgtggctgctaaataccctgcaaagagctcagctcccgcagtttgcaaggcggctgctaactgccttgcaaggagctgagcttcctcagtttgcaagcacgtgtgaATACAGAGAGATAAGTTTGAAGTCTATTTTTTCTGGTccttattacttataaataaaatattatttctttctagatcagctttttttaaagaggctggtaaacctaggtgggtcccaatagagtgttgttttaaaaagtgggtcataagaacataagaacagccccactggatcaggccataggcccatctagtccagcttcctggatctcacagcggcccaccaaatgccccagggagcacaccagataacaagacctgcaaggcctcctgggaattgtagttaagaacataagaacagcccactggatcaggccatagacccatctagtccagcttcctgtatctcacagcggcccaccaaatgccccagggatcacaccagttaacaagagacctcatcctggtgccctcccctgcatccggcagggtcctggcactaaagagtttgggaaccgctgacttatatactgctttatgGAGCAGTGCCCCATAAGCTTATCCTGACCATACAGGGGCACTGAAATGAGAGAACGGGACGGGAAAGGCAGTGTCACCCTCCTATCTAAGCCCTGCAAAGAACTGATAAGGATGTCACCCGCTGTCCCACCTTTAGCCTGGCCTTTCAGTTCCCTGCAAGACAAGGTTATCAAACCACACACCCTTTAAAACAGGGACCCTTCCTACCACCTTCCTTCAAAGGAAGGTTGCCATATTCTTGCCAGAGTTAGgttcctgtgcttttttttttttttatacttaaCACACGGGGTTAAGAGCAACCAAAACTTTTCTGAAGTCCTGGCCAGGACGTTTTTCCCCAGCTATCTTTCTGCATGCTAGTTCAAGGCAGAGAAGCATGGGTGGgggaaaaagttggcaaccttcctcacaagaactggttttttgttgttgttaaacttCTCCCCACTCCCAACTTAGATGCTCTCCATCTCTCTCAAGCTCCCACTAATTTTGCTTTAAGCAGTGTTGGAAACAAGGACTCTTGCTCTCAACAGCATCACACCTGGCTAtgctatatagcaggggtgtccaaactttttggcaagagggccacatcatgtctctgacactgtgtcaggggccaggaaaaaaaaaaagaattaatttacatttcaaatttgaatacatttacataaatgaatatattagagatggaacttttatgaatgaatgaacggtcttgcaatggctcaaggcctataaaagacctttcacaaagcaaggccagcctttcctttgctgctgctgcagcatcacagacgtgaaacagcaagcagtggagggagccctcgtcctacagctcacgcaagaggttggaGAGTtgaccgtcatgctgagagcaggggcatcaaaccagcgcaggctccagcaagtctctggagggccaaactgggagctccctgagggtcggattgggagtcctcgagggccacaagtggccccagggctggggtttgggcacccctgctatatagtaATAAGCTTACATTATTTATCATTTGTGTGCATTACCAAATGGGAGTAGCCTACCTACATCCTTCTGGCGACGAAAGTATAGGGATGGCTGCATTCTCTTTATAACCCTGTAAACTAAGTGAGTCTTATTACCCCTAtactgcagatggagaagactgaggcccagaggggagtggcttgcctacATCCACCCAGCGAGTGTGAGATTCAAACAGGGGAAACCCGGCCGGCTTAAGTCCTGGGATAANNNNNNNNNNNNNNNNNNNNNNNNNNNNNNNNNNNNNNNNNNNNNNNNNNNNNNNNNNNNNNNNNNNNNNNNNNNNNNNNNNNNNNNNNNNNNNNNNNNNNNNNNNNNNNNNNNNNNNNNNNNNNNNNNNNNNNNNNNNNNNNNNNNNNNNNNNNNNNNNNNNNNNNNNNNNNNNNNNNNNNNNNNNNNNNNNNNNNNNNAACCAATGAGACAGCCTcagtgcagtgacatcactggggtgataagaacataagaacagccccactggatcaggccatagccccatctagtccagcttcctgtatctcacagcagcccaccaaatgccccagggagcacaccagataacaagagacctgcaaggcttcctgggaattgtagttaagaacataagaatagccccactggatcaggccataggcccatctagtccagcttcctgtatcgcacagtggcccaccgatggtgtcacccccattcactttatttgtttaaatatagaacagtccaggtcacccaacacaccagtaaccaacaacaacaacaaaaaccagtaACCAACTGGATGACACACACTCAACTGAACTCTGAGacatgggaatgagagctgactcctactaacacctgattggttcctgGATGTGTCCGGCTGactcctcattggctctcggagcCATCAGTCTCATTAtgggtcagttctgagttaagaaaatgctggttttgtgacataaggcgattgtgttttctttttcctggttattCGGTGATAACTTTTGATTGGCTATGGATATTTCAACGTGGCGTGTTTTGTTGTGCTCGGCattaaattacacactgaatggtaTATAATGTGATagtattcgaaaataccaagatgttcACAATGTTGGCCACTATTGGTGTCTTGAAGACATACATCACACCCAAAGGGCATCACCCAGGTAAGTCCGTACCCCTCTAGTGATGGCATCGCACCTCCCTGTGTGAGCCCAAAACTATCCCAATTGGGTTGCTGTGGCCCAACTCAAAAGCCTGGGCTCTGGGGAGTTAGAAAGAAAGGGAGCAGCCAGCAGGCTCTGAATGCGGGCTCTTTGCTTGTCACTTACAAAGCCACCGCCTGGATCATGCCTTGGGCGACACCTGATCAAAAGGCTCCACCATCTGCTCCTCGAGGCTGCCTCAAATCGGCTAATGGTGTTTCTTTCCATTAATGGCCCATCGCAGCTCTTGTGCGTCAGCAAGGGATTGTGGGTAAGGCAGGCGTGTGGCCAAAGGGTCCCTCTAGCCATCTGAAGGCTTGAAACCCACTTCAAACCCATCGTCAGGCTGTCTCTTTGGAGATGAGACACAgagcaaaaaaaagaaagccagTCTCCGCTTATAGAACTGGGCTGTCGCGCTCCAAAGGCAGACGGCTCGTTTCGAAAACTGCAGCATGCGTTTGGACGGCGCTCCTATTTCCTGGGCCTCGGGCATGAGATGGGGCGAGCCGACAAGCTTCGGCTTCCTTCTTGAGTTGACTTTCTGGAACCAAGACACTAGTCCTCATGGAAGTGAAATGAAAACTCAGAAAGGGACGGTGGTTTTGGGGTTTCTCTATAGCCGTCATGAATATGTCCCTATGTGACGCTACTTTAGACCCTGTTTTCTGCCCCTGAGATCTGGTGCTTGGTTATTTTTCCAGCGTACTGGAGCCCCATGGCCTGCTTTGTTTATTTGATCCTGGGGCCCATGGATCCTGCAACCTTGGTCCCTGTTGCCCCCAGGATTTGTTTCCTTGCTTTTCCATCCCTCTGGCCGCCACGTGGCTCCCCCTTCCTGTGTTTAGGTAATGCCAGCCCAAATGCAGGCACTGACAGACCTGCTGTTCTGCCGAAGTGGGTGTCAAGGAGGGTCACGCATGAAACTCAAGCTTTGAACTCAGGACACACTTTGGACCCTGTTCTAGCATGGCTTTGACTTGGCTCTGGCCAATCTCACAAGCCCTTTAAAGATCTGGACTTTGCAGACACTTTCTCAAACATGATCTACCATAGAAGCCTTCTTTCCCTCGCCCCCAATATAAGGGGCTTGCGTGGATCAGGCTCTCCTGCACCTGGGCAAACCATACCCACTTTCTTCCCTTTTACCTGGGTTTGGTTCCTACATAGACTTAATTCTTCCGGTTTGGAGGTGGTGGCTTCTCCCTTGCTGGAGATCTTGCTGGAGACACTTGAAAGGCACaggctggagatgctctaggagagtTGCCTGCTACAGGTGGGGtgagactagatgaccttgtcgGCACCTTCTAATTCTAATGCACATAGATTTGCCCCTTTCTTTAGAGGCAGGGGCCATCTGGACCTGAACTGTCACAGGACAGGCTGAAATTCAAATGATGCTGCTTTGTCTATTTGCTTCTCCAGGCTGCACCTTGTGAGTGTCTGCCCTGTGGCTgcgaagaaaaaaaaaaaagttaatgttCCACCTGCATGAAAGGTAGTCACCTAGGTAATTCTTAAGGACAGGTAGTCTCTGGGCATGCGCCGATGGCATTTTGATCACTCTCAAGTCTCCACACATGGTCTGTCACATCTGGGATTAGTGGGTCATTGGGGCATTTGGCTCAGAGCTGGCACCTACCTTTCTTCTGGATGCTGAAGTTCAATCGagtctcttcccccctcccccaacagacCCTATGTCTTTTCCTAGCTGAGTCACGAGCCTGTAAAATTTTTCATTTTCTTAGCCGGGCAGATTTAAGATGCAATAAAAGGAGGCTTATGAGATTTGTCAGTTACATACTTAGAGAAGTTGTTTCAAAAGGTGAATTTTATTTCGGTGGTGGTAAGTGGGGCCGGGCAGGTGGGGGGAAGCCAGCTGGGTCTCTGGCACCCTATCCTCCACAACAAAGATCTGCCCTGATTTCTGCTTATAAAAGAGTTTTACAATGGAGCGCCGTATCCCCAAATTAACCGACTGGATATTAAAGAAACCCATAACGATCTTTTCAATGAATCTGAAATATAATCAAATGGAACCATTTTGGGACCAGTCTCTAGGCTACCAGTTTAAGATTAGCTCTATATGATTTTTCTTCTCTGGCTATTTAAAAGGTCCCCAATATTCTTATGACGTGACAAGAACCTGCCTACGTCCGGACCCCATGCTCAAGGAGACATAAAAATATTGCttatttgtattgcattttttGAATGCACATAGGTGACATCAGCCCTGTGCGAGGCGTGAAGATTCTTCTCCCCATTTTGcggatggggaagactgagactgAGAGGGCCTTGTCTAAGGCCAACAGGTGAGTTTATGGGGAAATTCTATTCTTAGCTTAGGCATTATACAACACCAGCTCTCAGCTTCCAGAGAAGAGGAACAGGACTCTACTGTGGTCATAAAGCAGGTTGAGATCCAGGTGTCAGGACCCAGTCACGCCTGGATCGAGCTCCCATGGTGACTTCATTCATAGTATATGCTCTTGAGAAAGTCCTCCATGTGCCAATTTCATTGATGAACTGCTCATGTGATCTAGAGGCATGGGGGGGATAGCTTTGGCAATTATACATAATCAcctaattatttattaattagatAATTATTTGAATGGGGTGGGCAATTTGAATGGGGTGGCAGAATAAAACCTCCaggttctaagggcccaatcctatccaattttccaggacagGTGTAActgtaccaatggagcatgcactgcccTGAGaatcagtcacagaggcctcctcaaggtatgggaatatttgttcccttaccttggggctgcattttggctgcatcggtgctggaaagttgaataggattgggccgtcaggcAGTCGACCTCAAAATATCGGTTGCTGAGGATTAACAGTAGGGAaggctgtcatgaatatgtacagtttaggcctagtaacatgtaaagcctgaaccaagctaaaacagtgcatccagccccacttctggaggacagggtctttggtctttgtctcttggtgagataggaggtgggtcccgccaggaccatgtggcccttaggtaactgacctgaggatctacaaaagaagctgacccaggtgagagtcagagagtaacagagttagccagttagctttattattttatgctgatatgtttcctagaagtttttatgcctctagcatttgctgccttttgtaactttttgtaaccctatgtacttaatgcagcgatggactcttcgctcacaacaggagaggaaactgagtgctttccacatgcgctgcctccgacgcatcctcggcatcacctggcaggacaaagttccaaacaacacagtcctggaacgtgctggaatccctagcatgtattcactgctgaaacagagacgcctgcgttggcttggtcatgtcgtgagaatggatgatggccggatcccaaaggatctcctctatggagaactcgtgcaaggaaagcgccctacaggtagaccacagctgcgatacaaggacatctgcaagagggatctgaaggccttagggatggacctcaacaagtgggaaaccctggcctctgagcggcccgcttggaggcaggctgtgcagcatggcctttcccagcttgaagagacactttgccaacagtctgaggctaagaggcaaagaaggaaggcccatagccagggagacagaccagggacagactgcacttgctcccggtgtggaagggattgtcactcccggattggccttttcggccacactagacgctgtgccagaaccacctttcagagcgcgataccatagtctttcgagactgaaggttgccaatacaatgtacttaataaaataaaaattttatttttataaataaacctgggcaggaggtctggtctagagggtagagcctccatttgcctgaagattaacatccacaaggtcgccagttcgaggccaccggcaccgtgcgaccttgaagcagctggcaagctgagccgagctattccatctgctcggagcgtgggaggatggaggccagaatgttaaaccagatcggagcgtaacatcttgaatgtggtggttcttgaaagagagaaccttctttcaatttgtaaaaatccctgcgtggatttaataagcctgcctgtgtaaaccgccttgaataaagtcttgaataaagaccaagaaaggcggtatataaatactgtatattattattattaaaaatatttttaacatgtcggttcattgtctgctggggacaaaggttcagaatcctgcctagccgttcagcaagctaccaaatcctcattgtggactagtaacttgaggactgagactttaagtaaagaaagtgctcagtgcctacaagggatatagttaagcctagagggtcttggtgtccctggactgaggcactggctcttacagggtggtggcagtactaccgaacagggatctttgagggctctagggttcagaaccaacaactctgagcatccagaaccctgggagtgtgagaccaagtatacgacaaaGGCCTTCTAATCCTGCTTGTGGGCTACCCAAAGGCAATCTGTGGGGTCTCTGTGGGACACAGCCTGTAGTCTTGGCTGTGATCCAACAGTGCTCCTCTTCTGATTAATTAACTTTCTTTAATTGGGTATTGGCCCTACTTAGCAGCCCCTGCTCAGATCTGGGGAACAGGGGAGGATCCTGTGGGATGCCTTTAAACacaaatttcctttttaaaattgttgtacGATGAGGGATCATATCAAGGGTCTATCTACGGATGCTGCAGGCAAGGAAAGCTTATCAATTTCCCTGCTAGCCCCAAGACAGGGCAAATGCTGCCATCTCCTGGCTATGGGAGATGTATGTAGTTCTGAACTTGGAATAAGGACCAGGTATTATTCTTTAACATGAGAAGGGGGGACGGGACATATTATGTGTCAAAACTTTATTTTTGGattattttaatgattttttaaaaaaattatctcttCAAACATAACACAgcaggaaaattaaaaaaaaacctcatcaGATAATCAAAAGCTGAGCACTTGGGTATCAAGCAGCTTATTTTGAAATGGGGG
It contains:
- the PPOX gene encoding protoporphyrinogen oxidase, giving the protein MRSCFPALFQAEQTHRSVIVGMILGGGKSGSQDSPLIRRAQEERWSQWSLRRGMETLPEALGASLRHRGVEIHCDAPVKRLERTADGSWRILLEEGSVEADHMISALPARALAASLPGWAEPLARELLAIQAVSVGVVNLQYKGVSLPVTGFGHLVPSFEDSSLLGIVYDSVAFPTQDGSDGPAPRLTVMLGGSWFTPGFGDPDTASQAALLSRAQTAVKEHLGLSAEPSRSIVKVLKACIPQYTLGHWKHIESAAAYLQGQKLPLSLVGASYEGISVNDCISQAQMAVDKLLGQTS